A single region of the Accipiter gentilis chromosome 6, bAccGen1.1, whole genome shotgun sequence genome encodes:
- the IFT20 gene encoding intraflagellar transport protein 20 homolog isoform X1 produces MPEEPDALLKTVAANNTRQMFVPEDCVSTGAESKPVGVLSFRCLSRRCDPSPVWTSQEESGTSFGQGAHRCVASLHRRVGGWRPLLERPDEYEQKRGSRRDPGGDSSPIPGGTRRHAERCRCLWGAKAGRGGRHGGNERSYGNDGFYRTSLQNTQCTAPGKPSSVPAVHQGLLLRGPATAGIETERSGPRTSEM; encoded by the exons ATGCCTGAG GAGCCAGATGCTCTGTTAAAAACTGTTGCAGCCAACAACACAAGACAGATGTTTGTCCCAGAGGACTGCGTCAGCACAGGGGCTGAATCCAAACCAGTAGGAGTGTT GTCCTTCCGGTGTCTAAGCAGGAGGTGCGACCCCAGCCCGGTCTGGACAAGCCAAGAGGAGTCTGGGACCTCCTTCGGTCAGGGAGCGCATCGCTGCGTCGCATCACTGCATCGCAGGGTTGGTGGCTGGCGACCACTGCTCGAGCGGCCTGAT GAGTATGAGCAAAAACGGGGATCACGGCGCGACCCAGGTGGTGACTCCAGCCCCATCCCGGGGGGCACGCGGCGGCACGCGGAGCGCTGCCGGTGTCTCTGGGGCGCTAAGGCGGGGCGCGGTGGGCGGCACGGTGGGAACGAACGCTCCTACGGGAACGACGGCTTCTACCGCACCAGCCTGCAAAATACACAATGTACCGCGCCGGGGAAACCATCATCCGTGCCAGCAGTTCATCAGGGACTTCTCTTGCGTGGCCCTGCGACTGCGGGCATTGAAACTGAAAGGAGTGGCCCGCGTACATCCGAgatgtga
- the IFT20 gene encoding intraflagellar transport protein 20 homolog isoform X2: MPEEPDALLKTVAANNTRQMFVPEDCVSTGAESKPVGVLSMSKNGDHGATQVVTPAPSRGARGGTRSAAGVSGALRRGAVGGTVGTNAPTGTTASTAPACKIHNVPRRGNHHPCQQFIRDFSCVALRLRALKLKGVARVHPRCEFFKKKSVPADKRSSCLFSFPTEWLD; encoded by the exons ATGCCTGAG GAGCCAGATGCTCTGTTAAAAACTGTTGCAGCCAACAACACAAGACAGATGTTTGTCCCAGAGGACTGCGTCAGCACAGGGGCTGAATCCAAACCAGTAGGAGTGTT GAGTATGAGCAAAAACGGGGATCACGGCGCGACCCAGGTGGTGACTCCAGCCCCATCCCGGGGGGCACGCGGCGGCACGCGGAGCGCTGCCGGTGTCTCTGGGGCGCTAAGGCGGGGCGCGGTGGGCGGCACGGTGGGAACGAACGCTCCTACGGGAACGACGGCTTCTACCGCACCAGCCTGCAAAATACACAATGTACCGCGCCGGGGAAACCATCATCCGTGCCAGCAGTTCATCAGGGACTTCTCTTGCGTGGCCCTGCGACTGCGGGCATTGAAACTGAAAGGAGTGGCCCGCGTACATCCGAgatgtgaattttttaaaaaaaaatcagtcccagCTGATAAACGATCGTCCTGTTTGTTCTCCTTCCCGACGGAATGGCTCGACTAG
- the TMEM97 gene encoding sigma intracellular receptor 2, whose protein sequence is MAAAPRCRERLFAFYFLSHIPVTLLIDLQALLPAGLHPRALTELLQWYAATFRDPMMLQPPEWFKAFIYCEAFLQMPFFPIAVYAFLKGGCKWIRTPAIIYSTHVATTVFAILAHILFHDFSKSEHLGPQTQRERLILLSIYMPYLLIPLLILFTMLYNPYYNHVEKRKRK, encoded by the exons atggcggcggcgccgcgcTGCCGGGAGCGGCTGTTCGCCTTCTACTTCCTCTCGCACATCCCCGTCACGCTGCTGATCGACCTGCAGGCGCTGCTGCCCGCCGGCCTCCACCCGCGGGCC ctgacagAGTTGTTGCAGTGGTATGCAGCCACCTTTAGAGACCCCATGATGCTCCAGCCCCCAGAGTGGTTTAAGGCGTTTATATATTGCGAAGCCTTCTTACAAATGCCTTTCTTCCCCATTGCAGTATACGCCTTCTTAAAAG GTGGCTGCAAATGGATAAGGACTCCTGCAATTATCTACTCCACCCATGTAGCTACAACTGTGTTTGCTATCCTTGCGCATATCCTGTTCCACGACTTCTCAAAGTCTGAGCATTTGGGACCTCAGACACAACGTGAGCGCCTGATTCTGCTATCTATATACATGCCATACTTGCTGATACCACTTCTGATTCTCTTTACCATGCTCTACAACCCCTATTATAACCatgtggagaaaaggaaaaggaagtag
- the IFT20 gene encoding intraflagellar transport protein 20 homolog isoform X3 → MAQAALGAAGLHFDELNKLRVLDPEVSRQTAQLREECGVFLEKIAEFQKIVGSLIELVDQLAKAAESEKMKAIGARNLLKSIAKQREAQEQQLQALIAEKKMQLERYRIEYETLCKIEADQNEFIDQFIFQK, encoded by the exons ATGGCGCAGGCGGCGCTGGGCGCGGCGGGCCTGCACTTCGACGAGCTGAACAAGCTGCGGGTCCTCGACCCCGAGGTGTCGCGGCAGACGGCGCAGCTCCGGGAGGAGTGCGGGGTCTTCCTGGAGA agaTAGCAGAATTCCAAAAAATAGTGGGTAGCTTAATCGAACTGGTTGACCAACTGGCAAAAGCTGCGGAAAGTGAGAAGATGAAG GCCATCGGTGCACGAAATTTGCTGAAGTCTATAGCAAAGCAAAGAGAAGCTCAGGAACAGCAACTTCAGGCTTTAATAGCTGAGAAGAAGATGCAGTTGGAAAG ataccGAATAGAGTACGAGACTCTGTGTAAAATTGAAGCAGACCAGAACGAATTCATTGACcaattcatttttcagaaatag